A genomic window from Streptomyces sp. MST-110588 includes:
- a CDS encoding DUF397 domain-containing protein gives MAEYTFVTSSHSTLSGECVEVAMNNPGEVAVRDSKDPDGPILRFGAAEWAAFQEAVAQDGSIFR, from the coding sequence GTGGCCGAGTACACATTCGTGACGTCCAGCCACAGCACCCTCAGTGGCGAGTGCGTCGAGGTAGCGATGAACAACCCGGGAGAGGTCGCGGTCCGGGACTCCAAAGATCCGGACGGCCCCATACTCCGTTTCGGGGCGGCCGAGTGGGCGGCCTTCCAAGAAGCCGTGGCGCAGGACGGCTCCATATTTCGGTGA
- the pdhA gene encoding pyruvate dehydrogenase (acetyl-transferring) E1 component subunit alpha, translating to MTVESTAARKTTRSGKRTAAKKTSPGKAGAKAQDAPAAGPADAEQHQLVQLLTPEGKRVEHPDYSIDLSAEELRGLYRDMVLTRRFDAEATTLQRQGELGLWASLLGQEAAQIGSGRALRDDDYVFPTYREHGVAWCRGVDPTNLLGMFRGVNNGGWDPSSNNFHLYTIVIGSQTLHATGYAMGVQKDGADSAVIAYFGDGASSQGDVAEAFTFSAVYNAPVVFFCQNNQWAISEPTEKQTRVPLYQRARGFGFPGVRVDGNDVLACLAVTKAALERARGGEGPMLIEAFTYRMGAHTTSDDPTRYRRDEEREAWEAKDPIARLKTYMEAEGIADQAYYAAVEEESEALGKRVRETVRSMPDPDSMALFENIYADGHALVDEERAQFAEYQASFVDAQTAAEEN from the coding sequence GTGACCGTGGAGAGCACTGCCGCGCGGAAAACCACCCGCAGCGGCAAGCGCACCGCCGCAAAGAAGACATCGCCCGGCAAGGCCGGCGCCAAGGCCCAGGACGCGCCCGCGGCCGGGCCGGCCGATGCCGAGCAGCACCAGCTCGTACAACTGCTGACCCCCGAGGGGAAGCGCGTCGAGCACCCGGACTACTCGATCGACCTGTCCGCCGAGGAACTGCGCGGGCTGTACCGGGACATGGTGCTGACCCGGCGTTTCGACGCGGAGGCCACCACGCTCCAGCGCCAGGGCGAGCTGGGCCTGTGGGCCTCGCTGCTGGGCCAGGAGGCGGCCCAGATCGGCTCCGGGCGCGCGCTGCGCGACGACGACTACGTCTTCCCGACCTACCGTGAGCACGGCGTGGCCTGGTGCCGCGGGGTCGACCCGACGAACCTGCTGGGCATGTTCCGCGGGGTGAACAACGGCGGCTGGGACCCCAGCAGCAACAACTTCCACCTCTACACCATCGTCATCGGCTCGCAGACCCTGCACGCCACCGGCTACGCCATGGGCGTCCAGAAGGACGGCGCGGACTCCGCCGTCATCGCCTATTTCGGTGACGGCGCCTCCAGCCAGGGCGACGTGGCCGAGGCGTTCACCTTCTCCGCGGTTTACAACGCCCCGGTCGTCTTCTTCTGCCAGAACAACCAGTGGGCGATCTCCGAGCCCACCGAGAAGCAGACCCGCGTCCCGCTCTACCAGCGCGCCCGCGGCTTCGGCTTCCCCGGCGTACGGGTGGACGGCAACGACGTCCTGGCGTGCCTGGCCGTGACCAAGGCGGCGCTGGAGCGGGCGCGCGGCGGCGAGGGCCCGATGCTGATCGAGGCGTTCACCTACCGCATGGGTGCCCACACCACGTCCGACGACCCCACGCGCTACCGCCGCGACGAGGAGCGCGAGGCGTGGGAGGCCAAGGACCCGATCGCGCGGCTGAAGACGTACATGGAGGCCGAGGGCATCGCCGACCAGGCGTACTACGCCGCGGTCGAGGAGGAGAGCGAGGCGCTGGGCAAGCGGGTGCGCGAGACCGTGCGCTCCATGCCCGACCCGGACTCCATGGCGCTTTTCGAGAACATCTACGCCGACGGGCACGCGCTGGTGGACGAGGAGCGCGCCCAGTTCGCCGAATACCAGGCTTCATTCGTCGACGCGCAGACCGCCGCGGAGGAGAACTGA
- a CDS encoding polysaccharide deacetylase family protein translates to MDNELFDYSPIVGREPIHWPGGARIAFYVGLNVEHYQVDRPSTSIFPGTAGLAPDPLNYGWRDYGPRVGIWRLMESLDRHGIRASVMLNSAVTAHYPQIIEAGRARDWAWIAHGRDNSTFQADMAPEEERAFLKEVVETIEKATGRRPRGWLGPALTETFRTPQILAELGLRYVLDWSNDDQPYPLNVPGMLSVPYSIEVNDISLFVGKSLSGPDFVQIVKDQLEQLYEDSADSGRVMSLVLHPFVISQPFRHKYLDQALEHVAQHPGVWLTTSDEIAEHYARTASGR, encoded by the coding sequence ATGGACAACGAACTCTTCGACTACAGCCCGATCGTCGGACGTGAGCCGATCCACTGGCCCGGCGGCGCCCGCATCGCCTTCTACGTCGGCCTGAACGTCGAGCACTACCAGGTCGACCGGCCGTCGACGAGTATCTTCCCGGGTACGGCCGGACTCGCGCCGGACCCGCTGAACTACGGATGGCGCGACTACGGCCCACGGGTGGGCATCTGGCGGCTGATGGAGAGCCTGGACCGGCACGGGATACGGGCGAGCGTGATGCTCAACTCCGCCGTCACCGCCCACTACCCGCAGATCATCGAGGCGGGCCGGGCCCGGGACTGGGCGTGGATCGCCCACGGGCGGGACAACTCGACCTTCCAGGCCGACATGGCCCCCGAGGAGGAACGCGCCTTCCTGAAAGAGGTCGTGGAGACCATCGAGAAGGCCACCGGCCGGCGCCCGCGCGGCTGGCTCGGGCCGGCGCTCACCGAGACCTTCCGTACGCCGCAGATCCTCGCCGAACTGGGCCTGAGGTACGTGCTCGACTGGAGCAACGACGACCAGCCGTACCCGCTGAACGTGCCGGGGATGCTCAGCGTCCCGTACTCCATCGAGGTCAACGACATCAGCCTGTTCGTCGGCAAGAGCCTGAGCGGGCCGGACTTCGTCCAGATCGTCAAGGACCAACTGGAGCAGCTCTACGAGGACTCGGCGGACAGCGGGCGGGTGATGTCGCTGGTGCTGCATCCGTTCGTGATCAGCCAGCCGTTCCGGCACAAGTACCTGGACCAGGCACTCGAACACGTCGCCCAGCACCCCGGGGTGTGGCTGACGACCAGTGATGAGATCGCCGAGCACTACGCCCGTACGGCCTCGGGCCGGTAG
- a CDS encoding protein kinase gives MAPTQSPQGPSDPDATGSNIPDAPEMWGNGGLVGDGRYRLTHRLGRGGMAEVFAAEDVRLGRTVAVKLLRADLAEDPVSKARFTREAQSVAGLNHHAVVAVYDSGEDYAGGKTVPYIVMELVEGRTIRDLLLNADAPPPDQALIIVSGVLEALAYSHQHGIVHRDIKPANVIITNSGAVKVMDFGIARALHGAASTMTQTGMVMGTPQYLSPEQALGKTVDTRSDLYATGCLLYELLALRPPFTGETPLSVVYQHVQDMPVPPSQVLDSVPPELDGLVMRSLAKDPDDRFQTAEEMRGLVQYALQMLQDQGGHSGGVWNTGPVAVHEGGHGATRSMAATTALPHPDHGQTAAQPMLPPNMVDRNGGGYDGSHGGPARSGGRGKIVLVVVLAVIAVAIGVAFAVRQAGSGTETPKKEKKTTAPPTTPEKSAEPSTPPPTTEQQTQPGGTGGNSGTYTHRPTYRPTWRPTTQPSTTPPPTHKPSSPPPTTSGDGGNTSQGNTSQGTTDGGNGDNAGNTSTGQSGSSGNTNKGTDNGGPAGDTTDGSGVTG, from the coding sequence ATGGCACCGACGCAGAGCCCCCAGGGCCCGTCCGATCCTGACGCCACCGGCTCCAATATCCCCGACGCACCGGAGATGTGGGGCAACGGCGGCTTGGTGGGCGACGGCCGCTACCGGCTCACGCACCGGCTCGGCCGCGGTGGCATGGCCGAGGTGTTCGCGGCCGAGGACGTACGGCTGGGGCGCACCGTCGCGGTGAAGCTGCTGCGGGCCGACCTGGCGGAGGACCCGGTCTCCAAGGCGCGCTTCACCCGTGAGGCGCAGTCCGTCGCGGGCCTGAACCACCACGCGGTGGTGGCCGTGTACGACTCCGGCGAGGACTACGCGGGCGGCAAGACCGTCCCCTACATCGTCATGGAGCTGGTCGAGGGCCGTACCATCCGCGACCTGCTGCTCAACGCGGACGCGCCGCCGCCGGACCAGGCCCTGATCATCGTCTCGGGGGTGCTGGAGGCGCTGGCCTACAGCCACCAGCACGGCATCGTGCACCGGGACATCAAGCCGGCCAACGTCATCATCACGAACAGCGGCGCCGTCAAGGTCATGGACTTCGGCATCGCCCGCGCGCTGCACGGCGCGGCCTCGACGATGACCCAGACCGGCATGGTCATGGGCACGCCGCAGTACCTCTCCCCGGAGCAGGCGCTCGGCAAGACCGTGGACACCCGCTCCGACCTGTACGCCACGGGCTGTCTGCTGTACGAACTGCTGGCCCTGCGCCCGCCGTTCACCGGCGAGACCCCGCTGTCGGTGGTCTACCAGCACGTTCAGGACATGCCGGTGCCGCCGTCCCAGGTCCTGGACTCGGTGCCGCCGGAGCTGGACGGCCTGGTCATGCGCTCGCTGGCCAAGGACCCGGACGACCGTTTCCAGACCGCGGAGGAGATGCGCGGGCTGGTCCAGTACGCCCTGCAGATGCTCCAGGACCAGGGCGGCCACAGCGGCGGGGTGTGGAACACCGGCCCGGTCGCCGTCCACGAGGGCGGGCACGGCGCCACCCGGAGCATGGCGGCGACCACCGCGCTGCCGCACCCGGACCACGGCCAGACCGCGGCCCAGCCGATGCTGCCGCCCAACATGGTGGACCGGAACGGCGGCGGCTACGACGGCAGCCATGGCGGCCCGGCCAGGAGCGGCGGGCGCGGCAAGATCGTGCTGGTCGTGGTGCTCGCCGTGATCGCCGTCGCGATCGGCGTGGCCTTCGCCGTGCGCCAGGCCGGCAGCGGGACCGAGACGCCCAAGAAGGAGAAGAAGACCACCGCCCCGCCGACGACGCCGGAGAAGTCCGCCGAGCCGTCGACGCCGCCGCCGACGACGGAGCAGCAGACCCAGCCCGGCGGTACGGGCGGCAACTCGGGCACGTACACCCACCGTCCGACCTACCGTCCGACCTGGCGGCCCACCACGCAGCCGTCGACGACCCCGCCGCCCACGCACAAGCCCTCCTCGCCCCCGCCGACCACCAGCGGCGACGGCGGCAACACCAGCCAGGGCAACACCAGCCAGGGCACCACGGACGGCGGCAACGGCGACAACGCGGGCAACACCAGCACCGGGCAGTCCGGCAGCTCCGGGAACACCAACAAGGGCACGGACAACGGCGGCCCGGCGGGAGACACGACCGACGGGAGCGGCGTGACCGGCTGA
- a CDS encoding pyridoxamine 5'-phosphate oxidase family protein, with protein sequence MPIDDPRAIELLHRTPYGRVSASQRALPFTTIARHLVVGDRIVLRLHRGHGYHHALDGSVATYEADNVHDGEPVAWSVQFTGTARLTDPGPAERARFGRAPRLADGDPFDPVFLGIEPEFARVHYLSDAPVFQYEHSV encoded by the coding sequence ATGCCCATCGACGACCCCCGCGCCATCGAGCTGCTCCACCGCACCCCCTACGGGCGGGTGTCGGCCAGCCAGCGGGCACTGCCGTTCACCACCATCGCCCGGCACCTGGTCGTCGGCGACCGGATCGTGCTGCGGCTGCACCGCGGCCACGGCTACCACCACGCCCTGGACGGCAGCGTCGCCACGTACGAGGCCGACAACGTCCACGACGGCGAACCGGTGGCCTGGTCCGTCCAGTTCACCGGCACCGCGCGGCTGACCGACCCGGGCCCCGCCGAGCGCGCCCGGTTCGGCCGCGCGCCCCGGCTCGCGGACGGCGACCCCTTCGACCCGGTTTTCCTGGGCATAGAGCCGGAGTTCGCGCGCGTGCACTACCTCAGCGATGCCCCAGTGTTCCAGTACGAGCACTCTGTGTGA
- a CDS encoding dihydrolipoamide acetyltransferase family protein, giving the protein MTASTAKDQRFREFKMPDVGEGLTEAEILKWYVQPGDTVTDGQVVCEVETAKAAVELPIPYDGVVHELRFEEGVTVDVGTAIISVDTDPGAGPAQETVEPAASDVPAGGAAADNGEEEAEPQGRQAVLVGYGAAPSSTKRRARKPQPGASQPGTPQPGTPQPGTSQPSAPRQSVAAAVQAEFNGHGAQAPAPASPAPAAAPVAAAPDRTRPLAKPPVRKLAKDLGIDLATVLPTGPDGVITREDVHAAASATAPAAPAEATGTVTAAPAAPATDDAARTAARETRIPIKGVRKATAQAMVASAFTAPHVTEFVTVDVTRTMKLVQELKQDPDMAGLRVNPLLLVAKALLVAIKRNPQINAAWDEDNQEIVLKDYVNLGIAAATPRGLIVPNIKDAGTKTLPQLAQELSELVSTAREGRTTPAAMSGGTVTITNVGVFGVDTGTPILNPGESAILAFGAVKLQPWVHKGKVKPRHVTTLALSFDHRLVDGELGSKVLADIAAVLEHPKRLITWA; this is encoded by the coding sequence ATGACTGCAAGCACCGCCAAAGACCAGCGCTTCCGCGAGTTCAAGATGCCCGACGTGGGCGAGGGACTCACCGAGGCGGAGATCCTCAAGTGGTACGTCCAGCCGGGTGACACCGTCACCGACGGGCAGGTCGTCTGCGAGGTGGAGACCGCCAAGGCGGCCGTGGAACTGCCCATTCCGTACGACGGGGTCGTGCACGAACTCCGCTTCGAGGAGGGCGTGACCGTCGACGTCGGTACGGCGATCATCTCGGTGGACACCGACCCGGGGGCCGGGCCCGCCCAGGAGACCGTGGAGCCCGCGGCGTCCGACGTGCCGGCCGGCGGCGCCGCTGCCGACAACGGCGAGGAGGAGGCCGAGCCGCAGGGCCGGCAGGCCGTACTCGTCGGGTACGGGGCGGCGCCCTCGTCCACCAAGCGCCGGGCCCGCAAGCCGCAGCCGGGCGCGTCGCAGCCCGGGACGCCGCAGCCCGGGACGCCGCAGCCCGGGACGTCGCAGCCGTCCGCGCCCCGTCAGTCCGTGGCGGCGGCCGTCCAGGCGGAGTTCAACGGGCACGGGGCCCAGGCCCCGGCACCGGCTTCCCCTGCACCGGCTGCCGCCCCCGTCGCCGCCGCCCCGGACCGTACGCGCCCGCTGGCCAAGCCGCCGGTCCGCAAGCTCGCCAAGGACCTCGGCATCGACTTGGCGACGGTCCTTCCGACCGGCCCCGACGGCGTCATCACCCGCGAGGACGTCCACGCGGCGGCGAGTGCCACCGCACCGGCGGCCCCCGCGGAGGCGACAGGGACCGTGACGGCCGCGCCCGCCGCGCCCGCCACCGACGACGCGGCCCGTACCGCCGCGCGCGAGACCCGTATCCCCATCAAGGGGGTCCGCAAGGCCACCGCGCAGGCGATGGTGGCCAGCGCCTTCACCGCGCCGCACGTCACCGAGTTCGTCACGGTCGATGTCACCCGCACGATGAAGCTGGTCCAGGAGCTCAAGCAGGACCCGGACATGGCCGGCCTGCGCGTCAACCCGCTGCTGCTCGTCGCCAAGGCCCTGCTGGTCGCCATCAAGCGCAACCCGCAGATCAACGCCGCCTGGGACGAGGACAACCAGGAGATCGTCCTCAAGGACTACGTCAACCTGGGCATCGCGGCGGCCACCCCGCGCGGACTGATCGTGCCGAACATCAAGGACGCGGGCACCAAGACGCTCCCGCAGCTCGCCCAGGAGCTGAGCGAGCTGGTCTCCACCGCCCGCGAGGGCCGTACCACCCCGGCCGCGATGTCCGGCGGCACGGTGACCATCACCAACGTCGGTGTCTTCGGCGTGGACACCGGTACGCCGATCCTCAACCCGGGGGAGTCGGCGATCCTGGCCTTCGGCGCGGTCAAGCTCCAGCCGTGGGTCCACAAGGGCAAGGTCAAGCCGCGCCACGTCACCACCCTCGCGCTCTCCTTCGACCACCGTCTGGTCGACGGCGAGCTGGGCTCCAAGGTCCTCGCGGACATCGCGGCGGTCCTGGAGCACCCCAAGCGCCTGATCACCTGGGCGTAG
- a CDS encoding phosphotransferase gives MLRSSAVRTVTTPDGRSLGSLLRRYEGAGEPLSCEPVAEGLLNRGYRLATTRGRFFLKHHLDGDRTAIARQHRATLRLDALGLPVAPPLAAADGRTVAVVDDRCYALHPWVEGRHRDGAALSRVQSRRLGALLGRVHTSLDHVIADDPACGPTRPYEPAVADPRRTFEVIDELLALARGSRPRTSFDELAEHRLLERRALLERQAHRRPDAAAHPATGWVHGDFHPLNLLYRGAEPAAIVDWDRLGVHPRAEEAVRAAAIFFVQPSGTLDLPKVRAYASAYRRVSGACGAELAAAVHRVWWERLNDFWMLTWRYRLGDRRADPQFPAAAALAVWWTREYRAVRDAFTC, from the coding sequence GTGCTGCGCTCATCCGCTGTCCGCACGGTGACGACGCCCGACGGACGCTCCCTCGGCTCCCTGCTGCGCCGCTACGAAGGCGCCGGGGAGCCGTTGTCGTGCGAACCGGTCGCCGAGGGCCTGCTCAACCGCGGCTACCGCCTGGCCACCACCCGCGGTCGCTTCTTCCTCAAGCACCACCTGGACGGGGACCGCACCGCCATCGCCCGGCAGCACCGCGCCACCCTCAGACTCGACGCCCTCGGGCTGCCCGTCGCCCCGCCGCTGGCCGCCGCCGACGGCCGTACCGTCGCCGTCGTGGACGACCGCTGCTACGCCCTGCACCCCTGGGTCGAGGGCCGGCACCGCGACGGGGCGGCGCTGTCCCGGGTCCAGTCGCGGCGGCTGGGCGCCCTCCTGGGGCGCGTACACACCTCGCTGGACCACGTCATAGCTGACGACCCGGCCTGCGGCCCCACGAGGCCGTACGAGCCCGCCGTGGCCGATCCCCGGCGGACCTTCGAGGTCATCGACGAGCTGCTGGCGCTGGCCCGCGGCAGCCGCCCCCGCACCAGCTTCGACGAGCTGGCCGAACACCGGCTGCTGGAGCGGCGGGCCCTGCTGGAGCGCCAGGCACACCGCAGGCCGGACGCGGCGGCCCACCCGGCCACTGGGTGGGTGCACGGCGACTTCCACCCGCTGAACCTGCTCTACCGGGGCGCGGAGCCGGCCGCGATCGTGGACTGGGACCGGCTGGGCGTCCACCCCCGCGCCGAAGAGGCCGTACGCGCCGCAGCGATCTTCTTCGTACAGCCTTCGGGCACGCTGGACCTGCCGAAGGTACGGGCCTACGCGAGTGCCTACCGGCGCGTCTCCGGGGCCTGCGGTGCCGAACTGGCGGCGGCCGTCCACCGGGTGTGGTGGGAGCGGCTGAACGACTTCTGGATGCTCACCTGGCGCTACCGGCTGGGGGACCGGCGGGCCGACCCGCAGTTCCCGGCGGCGGCGGCGCTGGCGGTGTGGTGGACGCGCGAATACCGGGCGGTACGGGACGCGTTCACCTGCTGA
- a CDS encoding mycolysin yields the protein MSRKRAVKRRILKPVPLTALAGVGACLAIVVVPSAFAGKAAPADQAAPAGACTIRSADKHSEAPLSCLGVTASLDHLPAVGQQATLTVDVKAQADVKNAGLSVQLPPALRIADDDSGLPAPTTDAFGQRTSQKLALTPGTRSVKLKVKAVAAGPAQIQADISDIDRPDPRRAGHDSVELTVGTTKGSTDKGVSVTKGRATKVQGPGPGQRKPRKTTPKTPPPARAKTGSTPAARAQVCVGGTFRNRFQSSEGGDWNGKASRDEPVSNANITLWGKPTAGSATRKLATGMTGNGNGKFNLCYTPTTAVTSAAWVEFQTQAGRMWSVVDGNNGLYATASYAANNISRSISLGDVYANTGQSRAWHAFDTLNKLWWNRGSTTNCWASSQQDGRCTPITVQWYPGSTDGTYWMSGEDKIHLADNDPDAEHTTIHEAGHALMGKLYRGWWPQVSNCSPHYVNRTSSASCGWTEGFADAVAFHTFNDTTYYWGNGGSQDLANDRSTSGIDPGDACEARVATALVDLWSQVDGGWVKSNSMMARDPQSSFREYFVTDRPAYGLDTGTKARNIIWKHTIWY from the coding sequence ATGTCCCGAAAACGGGCCGTGAAAAGACGGATACTCAAGCCCGTCCCTCTGACCGCACTGGCAGGCGTCGGCGCCTGTCTCGCCATCGTCGTCGTACCGTCCGCGTTCGCGGGCAAGGCGGCCCCGGCCGATCAGGCCGCCCCGGCCGGCGCGTGCACGATCCGCTCCGCGGACAAGCACTCCGAAGCGCCTCTTAGCTGCCTCGGCGTCACCGCCTCCCTCGACCACCTGCCCGCCGTCGGCCAGCAGGCCACCCTGACCGTGGACGTCAAGGCACAGGCGGACGTGAAGAACGCCGGCCTGTCCGTCCAACTGCCGCCCGCGCTGCGAATAGCCGACGACGACTCCGGCCTCCCCGCGCCCACCACGGACGCCTTCGGCCAGCGCACCAGCCAGAAGCTGGCGCTCACCCCCGGCACCCGCTCCGTCAAGCTGAAGGTCAAGGCCGTGGCCGCCGGGCCCGCCCAGATCCAGGCGGACATCAGCGACATCGACCGTCCCGACCCGCGCCGCGCCGGACACGACTCGGTGGAACTGACCGTCGGCACCACCAAGGGCTCCACCGACAAGGGAGTCTCGGTCACCAAGGGCCGTGCGACCAAGGTCCAGGGCCCCGGGCCTGGCCAGCGCAAGCCCCGCAAGACCACCCCCAAGACTCCGCCCCCGGCCCGTGCCAAGACCGGTTCGACACCGGCCGCGCGCGCCCAGGTCTGCGTCGGCGGCACCTTCCGCAACCGCTTCCAGTCCTCCGAGGGCGGCGACTGGAACGGCAAGGCCAGCCGGGACGAGCCGGTCAGCAACGCCAACATCACCCTGTGGGGCAAGCCGACCGCGGGCAGCGCCACGCGGAAGCTCGCCACGGGGATGACCGGCAACGGCAACGGCAAGTTCAACCTCTGCTACACCCCGACCACCGCCGTCACCTCCGCCGCCTGGGTGGAGTTCCAGACGCAGGCCGGCCGCATGTGGTCGGTGGTGGACGGCAACAACGGCCTCTACGCCACCGCCTCGTACGCGGCGAACAACATCTCGCGCAGCATCAGCCTGGGCGACGTGTACGCCAACACCGGCCAGAGCCGCGCCTGGCACGCCTTCGACACCCTCAACAAGCTGTGGTGGAACCGCGGTTCCACGACCAACTGCTGGGCGAGCAGCCAGCAGGACGGCCGCTGCACCCCGATCACCGTCCAGTGGTACCCCGGCTCCACCGACGGCACGTACTGGATGTCCGGCGAGGACAAGATCCACCTCGCGGACAACGACCCCGACGCCGAGCACACCACCATCCACGAGGCGGGTCACGCCCTCATGGGCAAGCTCTACCGGGGCTGGTGGCCGCAGGTGAGCAACTGCTCACCGCACTACGTCAACCGCACCTCCTCCGCGAGCTGCGGCTGGACCGAGGGCTTCGCCGACGCGGTGGCGTTCCACACGTTCAACGACACGACCTACTACTGGGGCAACGGCGGCTCCCAGGACCTGGCCAACGACCGCTCCACGAGCGGCATCGACCCGGGCGACGCCTGCGAGGCGCGGGTCGCCACCGCGCTGGTCGACCTGTGGTCCCAGGTCGACGGCGGCTGGGTGAAGAGCAACTCCATGATGGCCCGGGACCCCCAGTCCAGCTTCCGCGAGTACTTCGTCACCGACCGGCCCGCCTACGGCCTGGACACCGGTACGAAGGCCCGGAACATCATCTGGAAGCACACCATCTGGTACTGA
- a CDS encoding alpha-ketoacid dehydrogenase subunit beta, whose protein sequence is MAVFEKITLSKAINASLRASMEADPKVVVMGEDVGKLGGVFRVTDGLQKDFGEERVIDTPLAESGIVGTAIGMALRGYRPVVEIQFDGFVFPAYDQIVTQLAKMHARALGKVKVPVVVRIPYGGGIGAVEHHSESPEALFAHVAGLKVVSPSNSSDAYWMLQQAIAGDDPVIYFEPKRRYHDKSPLDTEAIPEPLHKARVARTGTDLTLAAYGPMVKVCLDAAKVAAEEGKSVEVVDLRSISPIDFDTVQTSVEKTGRLVVVHEAPVFLGTGSEIAARITERCFYHLEAPVLRVGGYHSPYPPSRLEEEYLPGLDRVLDAVDRALAY, encoded by the coding sequence ATGGCTGTCTTCGAGAAGATCACCCTCTCCAAGGCGATCAACGCATCGCTGCGCGCTTCCATGGAGGCCGACCCCAAGGTCGTCGTCATGGGCGAGGACGTCGGCAAGCTCGGCGGCGTCTTCCGCGTCACCGACGGCCTCCAGAAGGACTTCGGCGAGGAGCGGGTCATCGACACCCCGCTCGCCGAGTCCGGCATCGTCGGCACCGCGATCGGCATGGCCCTGCGCGGCTACCGCCCGGTCGTGGAGATCCAGTTCGACGGCTTCGTCTTCCCCGCGTACGACCAGATCGTCACCCAGCTCGCCAAGATGCACGCGCGCGCCCTGGGCAAGGTCAAGGTCCCCGTCGTCGTCCGCATCCCCTACGGCGGCGGCATCGGCGCGGTCGAGCACCACTCCGAGTCCCCCGAGGCGCTGTTCGCGCACGTCGCGGGCCTGAAGGTGGTCTCCCCCTCCAATTCCTCGGACGCCTACTGGATGCTCCAGCAGGCCATCGCGGGCGACGACCCGGTCATCTACTTCGAGCCCAAGCGCCGCTACCACGACAAGTCGCCGCTGGACACCGAGGCCATCCCCGAGCCGCTGCACAAGGCCCGCGTCGCCCGGACCGGCACGGACCTGACGCTCGCCGCGTACGGCCCGATGGTCAAGGTGTGCCTGGACGCCGCCAAGGTGGCCGCCGAGGAGGGCAAGTCGGTGGAGGTCGTGGACCTGCGCTCGATCTCGCCCATCGACTTCGACACGGTCCAGACGTCGGTGGAGAAGACCGGCCGGCTGGTCGTCGTCCACGAGGCGCCGGTCTTCCTGGGTACGGGTTCGGAGATCGCCGCCCGGATCACGGAGCGGTGCTTCTACCACCTGGAGGCGCCGGTCCTGCGGGTCGGCGGCTACCACTCGCCCTACCCGCCGTCCCGCCTGGAGGAGGAGTACCTGCCGGGTCTGGACCGGGTGCTGGACGCCGTCGACCGCGCGCTGGCGTACTGA
- a CDS encoding response regulator transcription factor encodes MRVDGKITVFLLDDHEVVRRGVHEMLTVEDDIEVVGEAGTAADALVRIPATRPDVAVLDVRLPDGSGVEVCREIRSQDEDIKCLMLTSFADDEALFDAIMAGASGYVLKAIRGNELLAAVRDVAAGKSLLDPVATARVLERLRDGGAGAKGDDRLAGLTDQERRILDLIGEGLTNRAIGERLHLAEKTIKNYVSSLLSKLGMERRSQAAAYVARRQAERG; translated from the coding sequence GTGCGCGTAGACGGAAAAATCACGGTATTCCTACTCGATGACCATGAAGTCGTCCGGCGTGGCGTCCACGAAATGCTGACCGTCGAGGACGACATCGAGGTCGTCGGCGAGGCCGGTACCGCCGCCGACGCACTGGTCAGGATTCCGGCCACCCGCCCGGACGTGGCCGTACTGGACGTCCGCCTCCCGGACGGCAGCGGGGTCGAGGTCTGCCGTGAGATCCGTTCCCAGGACGAGGACATCAAATGCCTGATGCTGACCTCTTTCGCGGACGACGAGGCGCTCTTCGACGCGATCATGGCCGGGGCCTCGGGGTACGTCCTGAAAGCGATCCGGGGCAATGAACTCCTGGCGGCCGTACGGGACGTGGCAGCCGGGAAGTCGCTGCTGGACCCGGTGGCCACGGCCCGCGTACTGGAGCGGCTGCGGGACGGCGGCGCGGGCGCCAAGGGCGACGACCGGCTGGCCGGCCTCACCGATCAGGAGCGCAGGATCCTCGACCTGATCGGCGAGGGACTGACCAACCGGGCCATCGGCGAGCGGCTGCACCTCGCCGAGAAGACGATCAAGAACTATGTCTCCAGCCTGCTGTCCAAGCTGGGAATGGAACGCCGGTCGCAGGCCGCCGCGTACGTGGCCCGCAGGCAGGCCGAGCGGGGCTGA